One genomic segment of Methanorbis rubei includes these proteins:
- the aspS gene encoding aspartate--tRNA(Asn) ligase: MRIPIKDVTPECERAEVAGWVHEERDLGGLTFLLVRDRTGILQVTIPKKKVSPEVLAAVKEASRESVISCEGVVKATDKAPGGRELVPETLKVISRADTPLPLDVSEKVPAELDTRLDNRYLDLRKPRVNSIFLIRNAALRAVSEFLWDHHFTQVQTPKVVAAATEGGTELFPLAYFDKEAFLNQSPQLYKQMLMSAGFDRVYEIGPIFRAEEHNTVRHLNEATSIDIEMSFADEKDVMKILEEVVSYAYEKVADTCSNELATLGLNDFEVPTAPFPKITYQEAIEIASKKGESLTFGDDLTTAAEKVVGEEMGTMYFVTEWPSSTRPFYTMAFEDRPEVCRAFDMMHPRMELSSGAQRCHVHSKLVEQIKGKGLNPDAFEFYLNPFRYGMPPHAGWGLGAERLVMTMLDLQNIREGVLFPRDRHRVSP; this comes from the coding sequence ATGCGCATCCCAATAAAAGACGTCACCCCCGAATGTGAACGTGCGGAAGTTGCCGGATGGGTTCACGAAGAACGTGACCTCGGCGGCCTCACGTTCCTTCTCGTTCGCGACAGAACAGGAATCCTTCAGGTGACCATCCCGAAGAAAAAGGTCAGCCCTGAAGTGCTCGCCGCAGTCAAGGAAGCAAGCCGCGAGTCCGTCATCTCCTGTGAAGGAGTTGTCAAGGCAACCGACAAAGCACCCGGAGGACGCGAACTCGTCCCGGAAACTCTCAAGGTCATCTCCCGTGCAGACACCCCTCTGCCGCTGGATGTTTCCGAGAAAGTTCCGGCAGAACTGGATACCAGACTCGACAACCGCTACCTTGACCTCAGAAAACCCCGCGTCAACTCGATCTTTTTAATCAGAAACGCCGCACTTCGCGCAGTCAGCGAGTTCCTCTGGGACCACCACTTCACGCAGGTCCAGACCCCGAAGGTCGTCGCAGCCGCAACGGAGGGAGGAACCGAACTCTTCCCTCTCGCATACTTTGACAAGGAAGCATTCCTCAACCAGAGCCCGCAGCTCTACAAACAGATGCTCATGAGTGCAGGATTCGACCGTGTGTACGAAATCGGCCCGATCTTCCGTGCAGAAGAGCACAACACCGTCCGCCACTTAAACGAAGCAACCTCGATTGATATCGAGATGTCTTTCGCAGATGAAAAAGATGTGATGAAGATCCTCGAAGAGGTTGTCTCCTATGCCTATGAAAAAGTTGCCGACACCTGTTCGAATGAACTCGCCACCCTTGGCTTAAACGACTTCGAGGTGCCAACTGCACCCTTTCCGAAGATCACCTATCAGGAAGCAATTGAGATCGCAAGCAAAAAAGGCGAATCACTCACCTTCGGCGACGATCTCACCACCGCAGCAGAGAAAGTCGTCGGCGAAGAGATGGGAACCATGTACTTCGTCACCGAATGGCCGTCCTCAACCAGACCGTTCTACACCATGGCCTTTGAAGACCGCCCCGAAGTCTGCCGTGCGTTTGACATGATGCACCCGAGAATGGAACTCTCCTCCGGAGCCCAGCGCTGCCATGTTCACAGCAAACTTGTCGAACAGATCAAAGGAAAGGGCCTCAACCCGGACGCATTCGAGTTCTATCTCAACCCGTTCCGCTACGGCATGCCGCCGCACGCAGGATGGGGACTTGGTGCAGAGCGTCTTGTGATGACCATGCTTGACCTGCAGAACATCCGCGAAGGCGTACTCTTCCCCCGCGACCGACACAGAGTCAGCCCGTAA
- a CDS encoding 4Fe-4S binding protein: MAMPKMTISVPKEGAAGLTGSWRTFRPVVNRDICNHCGICAMFCPDAVIDPDNEEIDLVYCKGCGICANECPKKCIVMVREER, translated from the coding sequence ATGGCAATGCCGAAGATGACGATCAGTGTTCCAAAGGAAGGGGCAGCAGGGCTTACCGGTTCATGGCGGACGTTCCGTCCGGTGGTGAACCGCGATATCTGCAATCACTGCGGTATCTGTGCGATGTTCTGTCCTGATGCGGTGATCGATCCTGACAATGAGGAGATCGATCTGGTGTACTGCAAGGGATGCGGTATTTGTGCAAACGAGTGCCCGAAGAAGTGCATCGTAATGGTGAGAGAGGAACGGTAA
- a CDS encoding 2-oxoacid:acceptor oxidoreductase family protein yields the protein MYEIRIHSRGGQGGVTAARMMAAAAVKDGKFATACPFYGAERRGAPIVSFVRIDNAPVRIYSQIRKPDMIIILDPTVMDTVNVLDGLKEGGSIFINTHEDVQFPKQFTVHKADLTGIALRENLVVAGSPILNTPVIGALAKLGLFTPDSGTKAITETFADPRNVAAAKEAYKEVK from the coding sequence ATGTACGAGATTCGTATTCACTCACGCGGCGGCCAGGGCGGTGTGACCGCAGCACGGATGATGGCAGCAGCAGCCGTGAAAGACGGCAAGTTTGCAACAGCCTGCCCGTTCTATGGAGCAGAACGCCGCGGTGCACCAATCGTATCGTTCGTCCGGATCGATAACGCTCCGGTCAGGATTTACTCCCAGATCAGAAAGCCTGACATGATCATCATCCTTGACCCGACCGTCATGGACACCGTAAATGTGCTGGACGGTCTGAAGGAGGGCGGTTCGATCTTCATCAACACGCATGAGGATGTGCAGTTTCCAAAACAGTTCACCGTGCACAAAGCAGACCTGACCGGAATTGCGCTTCGCGAGAATCTGGTTGTTGCCGGAAGTCCGATTCTGAACACGCCGGTAATTGGAGCGCTTGCAAAGCTTGGCCTCTTTACGCCGGACTCAGGAACGAAAGCTATCACAGAGACGTTTGCCGACCCAAGAAACGTTGCGGCGGCAAAGGAAGCATACAAAGAGGTGAAGTAA
- a CDS encoding transketolase C-terminal domain-containing protein, translated as MSDKLVMSTGNKAMAAAVKMVKPTVVAAYPITPQTEVIEAIAEYVDGGEMTARYIPVESEHSAMTACIGASITGVRVFTATSSHGLLYMHEMLHWAAGARLPIVMGQINRTLAPGWNIWAEHSDALSQRDTGWLQVYVSTVQEAYDATIMAFRIAEDNRVLLPVMINMDGFLLSHIMQPFEMTEPGDFVPQISLPHKIDVNDPKGYGAMSPSDIHFTFRHDMEKAMRASRTVIAETEAAFAKRFGRSYAPIEEYLCDDADVVIVAMGTLGKEAEVAADLLRKEGVKAGVMRIRWLRPFPVDMKIEGKDLVVIDRDYSFGFGGVVAGEIQARYPQAKIASVIAGLGGQEVTYEDMANFVRTRKVGTEFWFGIPSEEQ; from the coding sequence ATGAGCGATAAACTGGTGATGTCAACCGGCAACAAGGCCATGGCAGCTGCCGTGAAGATGGTGAAGCCGACCGTGGTCGCAGCGTATCCGATCACCCCGCAGACCGAAGTCATCGAAGCAATTGCAGAGTACGTGGACGGCGGCGAGATGACTGCCAGATACATTCCGGTCGAGTCAGAACACTCTGCGATGACCGCATGTATCGGTGCATCAATTACCGGCGTCCGTGTGTTCACGGCAACCAGCTCGCACGGACTGCTCTATATGCATGAGATGCTCCACTGGGCAGCAGGTGCAAGACTTCCAATCGTAATGGGCCAGATCAACCGAACGCTCGCTCCCGGATGGAACATCTGGGCCGAACACTCTGACGCTCTCTCGCAGCGCGACACCGGATGGCTTCAGGTGTATGTGTCGACAGTTCAGGAAGCATACGATGCAACGATCATGGCGTTCAGAATCGCAGAGGACAACCGTGTTCTCCTGCCGGTGATGATCAACATGGACGGATTCCTGCTCTCCCACATCATGCAGCCGTTCGAGATGACCGAGCCCGGAGACTTTGTTCCGCAGATCTCTCTGCCGCACAAGATCGATGTGAATGATCCAAAAGGTTACGGCGCAATGTCTCCGTCTGACATTCACTTCACGTTCCGTCATGACATGGAAAAAGCAATGCGTGCCTCGCGCACTGTGATTGCCGAGACGGAAGCTGCGTTTGCCAAACGTTTCGGCAGAAGCTATGCTCCGATCGAGGAGTACCTCTGTGATGATGCAGATGTCGTGATCGTTGCGATGGGAACTCTTGGCAAAGAGGCAGAGGTCGCCGCAGATCTCCTCAGGAAAGAGGGAGTCAAGGCAGGCGTGATGCGCATCCGCTGGCTGCGTCCATTCCCGGTCGATATGAAGATCGAAGGAAAGGATCTGGTAGTGATCGACCGCGACTACTCGTTTGGTTTCGGCGGTGTTGTTGCCGGAGAGATTCAGGCGAGATACCCGCAGGCAAAAATTGCAAGTGTGATCGCCGGCCTCGGTGGTCAGGAAGTGACGTATGAGGATATGGCAAACTTCGTCCGCACACGAAAAGTCGGTACCGAGTTCTGGTTCGGTATTCCTTCGGAGGAGCAGTAA
- a CDS encoding thiamine pyrophosphate-dependent enzyme yields MTEIPKEEMLLKCPSTCAGCGSLLALRYILKAAGKDTVLVIPACCNSVIQGVYPYMLHTVPVYNIAFAAAAACASGMSEAFRAVGKKTNVIVYAGDGGTADIGIQALSGALERGEDFLYICYDNEAYGNTGMQRSGATPLGAITTTTPNGKTVNKKDLDRIIEAHNLPYQATACASYPADIYNKVKKALSIPGPKFIHILAPCPPGWRTPSEKTVEIGKMAVKSGIWVLWEKEYDKFTISAPSRAAMKKPSPVVDYLKAQGRFRKVDDATAAKIQAQVDKNLKKIAAEAAYSEENA; encoded by the coding sequence ATGACGGAAATTCCAAAAGAGGAAATGCTGTTAAAATGTCCGTCCACCTGTGCCGGGTGCGGATCTTTGCTGGCACTTCGCTATATTCTGAAGGCCGCGGGAAAGGATACGGTTCTCGTAATTCCTGCCTGCTGCAACAGTGTCATCCAGGGAGTCTATCCCTACATGCTGCACACAGTCCCTGTGTATAACATCGCCTTTGCAGCTGCCGCCGCCTGTGCCTCAGGAATGAGCGAGGCATTCAGAGCAGTTGGAAAGAAGACCAACGTCATCGTGTACGCAGGCGACGGAGGAACCGCTGACATCGGCATTCAGGCACTCTCCGGCGCTCTCGAACGCGGAGAGGACTTCCTGTACATCTGCTACGACAACGAAGCCTACGGTAACACCGGTATGCAGCGCTCGGGAGCAACACCGCTTGGTGCAATCACCACGACGACCCCGAACGGCAAAACGGTCAACAAAAAAGATCTCGACAGAATCATCGAAGCACACAACCTGCCCTACCAGGCAACCGCATGTGCATCGTACCCTGCTGACATCTACAACAAAGTCAAGAAGGCCCTCTCAATTCCTGGCCCCAAGTTTATCCACATCTTAGCTCCCTGCCCGCCCGGCTGGAGAACACCGTCAGAGAAGACGGTTGAGATTGGAAAGATGGCGGTCAAGTCCGGCATCTGGGTACTCTGGGAAAAAGAGTACGACAAATTCACCATCAGCGCACCGTCACGCGCAGCAATGAAGAAGCCCTCACCGGTTGTTGACTATCTGAAGGCGCAGGGAAGATTCCGCAAAGTGGATGACGCAACTGCTGCAAAGATTCAGGCACAGGTTGACAAGAACCTGAAAAAAATCGCAGCAGAAGCTGCCTACTCGGAGGAAAACGCATGA
- a CDS encoding biotin--[acetyl-CoA-carboxylase] ligase produces the protein MSVKESVLRVLEERRGSFVSGEDLAATLGVSRSAVWKAVKSLETEGHSVTAVTNKGYCLDTESDILSQEGIRPWLLPKYQQLPITIHKRTGSTNDDAKALAVAGAVHGTMVLAEEQTAGKGRLGRSFYSPKSSGIYLSVVLRPELLFTDAVLITTAAAVAVCRAIEEMTDQTPEIKWVNDVFVDGRKVCGILCEAVSGFESGRVECVVVGIGINVSASEFPEEIRSVAGSLFEENPGFSRNRFAAAVANHLFTLSETMTDRSFLEEYRSRSMILGKPIRFLEKGVWYDAVAVAVDDAGGLVVETAAGRRTLSSGEVSVRPV, from the coding sequence ATGAGTGTGAAAGAGTCTGTCCTCCGGGTTCTTGAAGAGAGGCGGGGGTCGTTTGTTTCAGGCGAGGATCTTGCGGCAACTCTCGGTGTGTCCCGGTCTGCTGTCTGGAAGGCGGTGAAGTCGCTTGAGACAGAAGGGCACTCGGTTACTGCGGTGACGAACAAGGGCTACTGTCTTGATACCGAGTCAGATATTTTGTCGCAGGAGGGTATCCGCCCCTGGCTGCTGCCGAAGTATCAGCAGCTGCCGATCACCATTCACAAACGTACCGGCTCAACAAATGATGATGCGAAGGCTCTTGCGGTTGCAGGAGCGGTTCACGGAACTATGGTGCTCGCTGAGGAGCAGACCGCTGGCAAGGGTCGGCTTGGCAGATCTTTTTACTCGCCGAAGAGTTCGGGCATCTATCTGAGTGTGGTGCTGCGGCCCGAACTTTTGTTTACGGACGCGGTGTTGATCACGACTGCTGCGGCAGTTGCGGTCTGTCGTGCGATTGAGGAGATGACGGATCAGACTCCTGAGATCAAATGGGTGAACGATGTGTTTGTCGATGGCCGAAAGGTCTGCGGAATTTTGTGCGAGGCGGTCAGCGGGTTTGAGTCAGGCCGCGTTGAGTGTGTGGTGGTTGGTATCGGGATCAATGTTTCCGCGTCAGAGTTTCCTGAGGAGATTCGTTCTGTTGCAGGGTCACTGTTCGAGGAAAATCCGGGATTTTCCCGCAACCGTTTTGCGGCGGCTGTTGCAAATCATCTTTTCACTCTCTCAGAGACGATGACCGACCGGTCGTTTCTTGAGGAGTATCGCAGTCGGTCCATGATTCTTGGAAAACCGATCCGGTTTTTGGAAAAAGGGGTATGGTATGATGCGGTCGCGGTTGCGGTGGATGACGCGGGCGGTCTTGTGGTGGAGACTGCTGCCGGACGACGGACGTTGTCTTCCGGAGAGGTCAGTGTCCGGCCGGTGTAA
- a CDS encoding cache domain-containing protein, giving the protein MNQQQTQIPLEETYADQLQATKNLTQEIDSKLAKLQEALIQAADTIANDMGNKTLTDQEFNKLYLTYPEVEVIMIADENKIVRDISPDNTYLSPYLNTKITDPYFNITADSPQLNYGHFQHGNRTVAAVVIPLITSGNEYKGALVTVVDSSLFYQNTIYGFQKNTGYSAWIVDEKGRILYYPERAQYTTDIMQLKSPNQTELNQVLQAILDTKSGVATYSEYNYAKLKITRQAATWDTANDYNKDSNYIPIVVVTSEINSSQQITHPEKSTNMNLEGFVNAAYLFAKENGQTAALAEFNDPNGDFTTEEYYIAAFDMNGTVLSNPYRAEIIGKNRMNFEDANGVHTLWMFTDRALQGGGYVTNVYENPVDDMQTEVKISYVLPVNDEWYITAGEFHPEITAVVPPTVRTDMIQYARSIEVLISENGREAAVASLNNRSHYREDIELNIFDKSGNVIVHDSNAEIVGTNLMGATDIYGTSIIREVMMFAEDGGGFRYTNMPLETKETTEFSLAYVKQIGDDWVLMVSVSMNETE; this is encoded by the coding sequence TTGAATCAGCAACAGACCCAAATTCCCCTTGAAGAAACGTACGCAGACCAGTTACAGGCAACCAAAAATCTGACCCAAGAGATTGACAGCAAACTTGCAAAATTGCAGGAAGCACTGATACAGGCAGCAGACACCATCGCAAATGATATGGGAAATAAAACGCTGACAGATCAGGAGTTCAACAAACTGTATCTCACCTATCCGGAGGTTGAGGTGATCATGATCGCAGACGAGAACAAGATCGTTCGTGACATCAGTCCGGACAACACCTATCTTAGTCCGTATCTGAACACCAAAATAACAGATCCGTACTTCAACATCACTGCAGACTCGCCCCAGTTGAACTATGGCCACTTTCAGCACGGAAACCGTACCGTCGCCGCCGTTGTGATACCGCTGATAACCAGTGGCAATGAGTACAAAGGAGCACTCGTTACAGTTGTTGATTCATCGCTGTTCTACCAGAATACGATCTACGGATTCCAAAAGAACACCGGATACAGTGCATGGATTGTGGACGAAAAAGGGCGTATTTTGTATTATCCGGAACGGGCACAGTACACCACGGATATTATGCAGCTGAAGTCTCCAAATCAGACAGAGTTGAATCAGGTTCTACAGGCAATTCTTGATACAAAATCAGGAGTTGCCACATACTCCGAGTACAACTATGCGAAACTCAAGATCACCCGGCAGGCCGCAACATGGGATACAGCAAACGACTACAACAAGGACAGCAATTATATACCAATCGTTGTGGTGACCTCTGAGATCAACAGCAGTCAGCAAATTACCCATCCGGAAAAATCCACAAATATGAATCTGGAAGGGTTTGTCAATGCCGCATACCTGTTTGCCAAAGAGAACGGGCAAACCGCAGCACTTGCAGAGTTCAATGACCCAAACGGTGATTTCACGACAGAAGAGTATTACATTGCCGCCTTCGACATGAACGGAACCGTGCTTTCCAATCCCTATCGTGCAGAAATTATCGGAAAAAACAGGATGAACTTTGAGGATGCAAATGGCGTGCACACTCTCTGGATGTTTACCGACCGCGCCCTGCAGGGTGGCGGGTATGTGACCAATGTGTATGAAAATCCGGTAGATGATATGCAAACTGAAGTGAAAATCAGTTATGTACTGCCGGTAAACGATGAATGGTACATTACCGCAGGAGAGTTCCATCCGGAGATTACTGCCGTTGTTCCGCCAACCGTGCGGACAGATATGATCCAGTATGCACGTTCAATTGAGGTGCTCATCTCAGAAAACGGCAGAGAGGCGGCAGTAGCATCGCTCAATAACAGAAGTCATTACCGTGAAGATATCGAGTTGAACATCTTTGACAAATCCGGAAATGTCATTGTGCATGATTCAAACGCTGAGATTGTCGGAACAAATCTTATGGGTGCGACCGATATCTATGGAACGTCCATCATCCGCGAGGTAATGATGTTTGCAGAGGATGGGGGAGGATTCCGGTACACCAACATGCCGCTGGAGACAAAAGAGACAACAGAATTCTCGCTGGCATATGTCAAACAGATCGGAGACGACTGGGTTTTAATGGTCAGCGTTTCGATGAACGAAACAGAATGA
- the cbiB gene encoding adenosylcobinamide-phosphate synthase CbiB, with protein MAFGAITLFFALILDRLIGDPHSRFHPVALLGSLIGLWGRTNYYPKKLERFVGILGWLLTVAAFTLPFLLVSWPSEWWYIQLPIAVVLLSFCFAWRSLEEHVAAVETALAKGDAEGRAAVQLLVSRDTAKLSHEHIRSAAYESAAENLVDSIVAPLFWFAVFELLFGMGIVGAALFRAANTMDAMLGYKDDRIRIGWFAARMDDVLAYIPARIAGGLLVILFACRGRFRQAVTAYRADHKKRPGFNGGIPMSLIAGGCGIMFDKPGVYTIGSPERTLDEGGGCIIRIMREVTILFAGIIITVLLVWG; from the coding sequence ATGGCGTTCGGCGCAATAACTCTTTTTTTTGCACTGATTCTTGACAGACTGATAGGTGACCCCCACTCAAGGTTCCATCCGGTTGCTCTGCTTGGAAGCCTGATAGGGCTCTGGGGCAGGACAAATTATTATCCGAAAAAACTGGAGAGGTTTGTTGGCATCCTCGGCTGGCTGCTGACGGTTGCTGCGTTCACTCTGCCGTTCCTCTTAGTCTCATGGCCGTCTGAGTGGTGGTACATTCAGCTGCCGATTGCTGTTGTGCTGCTGTCATTCTGTTTTGCATGGAGATCGCTTGAGGAGCATGTGGCAGCGGTGGAGACAGCGCTTGCCAAGGGTGATGCGGAAGGGAGAGCTGCTGTTCAGCTGCTGGTCAGCCGCGATACGGCGAAGTTGTCGCATGAGCATATCAGATCAGCTGCGTACGAGTCGGCTGCGGAGAATCTGGTGGACAGTATTGTTGCTCCGCTGTTCTGGTTTGCGGTCTTTGAGTTGTTGTTCGGGATGGGCATTGTGGGAGCTGCACTTTTCCGTGCGGCAAACACGATGGATGCGATGCTCGGTTACAAGGATGATCGTATTCGCATCGGCTGGTTTGCGGCACGGATGGACGACGTGCTCGCATACATTCCGGCACGGATTGCAGGCGGTCTGTTGGTAATTCTGTTTGCCTGCCGCGGTCGTTTTCGCCAGGCTGTCACCGCATACCGTGCTGATCACAAAAAACGTCCGGGATTCAATGGCGGTATCCCGATGAGCCTCATCGCTGGAGGATGCGGCATTATGTTTGACAAGCCGGGCGTCTACACGATCGGCTCTCCCGAACGAACACTCGATGAAGGCGGGGGATGCATCATCAGAATCATGCGGGAAGTGACGATACTTTTCGCCGGGATCATAATCACTGTTCTATTGGTCTGGGGATGA
- a CDS encoding DUF7524 family protein, which translates to MAIVEIQLNRLGINSLELSTDAVDVSAGTALHVRFINHGSPTHATLRCEASAYTNFTYENIYVESEAELEIKMREEAGSGSFNMQVITGYGMRRESFTINVLKSCPTPAPEPIIFPEEPIEVPKRKRSKDLGSGTGSFAVIAIMPIIAAVILILWQYLPLNIDGLAMTIIIYLIMLAGVIIAWRSAQ; encoded by the coding sequence ATGGCCATTGTTGAAATTCAGCTGAATCGTCTTGGAATTAATTCGTTAGAACTTTCCACCGACGCGGTGGACGTGAGTGCGGGAACCGCACTCCACGTCCGGTTCATAAACCACGGCTCGCCGACCCATGCAACACTCAGATGCGAAGCATCCGCGTACACCAACTTTACCTATGAAAACATCTATGTCGAGAGCGAGGCCGAGCTTGAGATCAAGATGAGGGAAGAGGCAGGGTCGGGAAGTTTCAACATGCAGGTGATCACCGGTTACGGCATGCGGCGCGAGTCGTTCACGATTAATGTGCTGAAGTCCTGCCCGACACCGGCACCGGAACCGATCATCTTCCCTGAAGAGCCGATCGAGGTCCCGAAACGAAAACGTTCGAAGGATCTCGGCAGCGGTACGGGAAGCTTTGCGGTGATTGCGATTATGCCGATCATTGCGGCAGTTATTCTGATTCTCTGGCAGTACCTTCCGTTGAACATTGACGGGCTTGCCATGACGATCATCATCTACTTAATCATGCTCGCCGGAGTCATCATCGCATGGCGTTCGGCGCAATAA
- a CDS encoding methytransferase partner Trm112 has protein sequence MKRWVLDIICCPVCKGNFMLTEMEGNDTDIVEGLLTCTSCKRVYPISSGIANLLPKEEK, from the coding sequence ATGAAGCGCTGGGTCCTCGACATCATCTGTTGCCCTGTCTGCAAAGGAAACTTTATGCTTACAGAGATGGAGGGTAATGATACAGATATTGTCGAAGGACTGCTGACCTGCACATCCTGCAAACGGGTGTACCCGATATCCTCCGGCATCGCAAACCTTCTTCCCAAAGAAGAAAAATGA
- a CDS encoding adenylosuccinate synthetase — protein sequence MPSTIIVGGFFGDEGKGKIVAHIAQQDKAKIIARGGVGPNAGHTVEVGDKKYGVRMVPSGFVYPDAKLMIGSGVLVDPRVFARELETLQCGDRTFIDGRCGVIEEEHIFKDKNDAHLSKTVGSTGSGCGPANSDRVMRTARLARDVPELAPYIVDVAQNVNDSIDAGDAVIIEGTQGFGISLYYGNYPYVTSKDTSASQMAADVGVGPTKIDDVIVVFKAFPTRVGEGPFPTELSHDDSMAMGIQEFGTVTRRERRIGTWDGKMARYSAMINGCTAIAITGVDHIDKSVFGVKEYSKLTPAVKKFLDQIEGDTGCPVGIISTGPEQSQIIDIRNEL from the coding sequence ATGCCAAGCACGATCATTGTCGGCGGCTTTTTTGGTGACGAAGGAAAAGGAAAAATCGTTGCCCACATCGCCCAGCAGGATAAAGCAAAAATTATTGCACGCGGTGGTGTCGGCCCGAACGCCGGTCACACCGTGGAAGTCGGTGACAAAAAATACGGCGTGCGCATGGTGCCGTCAGGTTTTGTCTACCCGGACGCAAAACTCATGATCGGCAGCGGCGTGCTGGTTGACCCGCGGGTCTTCGCCCGCGAGCTTGAGACGCTGCAATGCGGAGACCGCACCTTCATCGACGGACGCTGCGGTGTCATCGAAGAAGAGCACATCTTCAAGGACAAAAACGACGCCCACCTCTCAAAAACCGTCGGATCAACCGGCTCAGGATGCGGACCCGCAAACTCAGACCGCGTAATGCGAACCGCACGGCTCGCACGCGACGTCCCCGAACTCGCCCCCTACATTGTCGACGTTGCCCAGAATGTCAACGACTCAATCGACGCAGGCGACGCCGTCATCATTGAAGGAACGCAAGGATTCGGCATCTCCCTCTACTATGGAAACTATCCGTATGTCACCAGCAAAGACACCTCTGCATCCCAGATGGCAGCAGATGTCGGTGTCGGTCCGACCAAGATTGACGACGTCATCGTTGTCTTCAAGGCATTCCCGACAAGAGTAGGCGAAGGCCCGTTCCCGACCGAACTCTCCCACGACGACTCCATGGCAATGGGCATTCAGGAGTTCGGTACCGTCACCCGCCGCGAGCGCAGAATCGGTACATGGGACGGAAAGATGGCACGCTACTCCGCAATGATCAACGGCTGCACGGCAATCGCCATCACCGGCGTTGACCACATCGACAAGAGCGTCTTTGGCGTCAAAGAGTACAGCAAACTCACCCCCGCGGTCAAGAAGTTCCTTGATCAGATCGAAGGAGACACCGGTTGTCCGGTCGGCATCATCTCAACCGGACCCGAACAGTCACAGATCATCGACATCAGAAACGAGCTGTAA
- a CDS encoding JAB domain-containing protein, translating into MSLKNTAEIDRPREKLIANGPQSLILAELVAAIIGRGTAKNDALKIGKAVADILMKNTYNTTIEDISSIDGMGPAKACQILAALELARRFPPPDRKHAIIKRAEDILPFVSQYRYDKQENVVAATLSGAHEILNIRLITRGLVNESHVHPREVFAGAVTDRAAAIVLIHNHPSGNLTPSRQDMLVTEKIQAAGTILGIKLLDHIIIGPCDGFQSILEEEESDENDEDRKYVQ; encoded by the coding sequence ATGAGTCTGAAAAACACCGCCGAGATAGATCGGCCGCGGGAAAAGCTGATAGCAAACGGACCGCAAAGCCTCATACTCGCAGAGCTGGTCGCGGCAATCATCGGCCGCGGCACAGCAAAAAACGATGCACTCAAAATCGGAAAAGCGGTCGCAGACATTCTGATGAAAAACACCTACAACACAACCATTGAAGATATCTCGTCAATAGACGGCATGGGACCTGCCAAAGCCTGTCAGATACTTGCCGCACTCGAACTTGCCCGCAGGTTTCCTCCGCCCGACAGAAAACATGCAATAATCAAGCGTGCAGAAGACATCCTGCCCTTCGTCAGCCAGTACCGCTACGATAAACAGGAAAACGTGGTTGCAGCAACCCTCTCCGGCGCACACGAAATACTCAACATCCGCCTCATCACCCGCGGACTTGTCAACGAAAGCCATGTACATCCAAGAGAAGTGTTTGCTGGCGCCGTCACCGACCGTGCCGCAGCAATAGTTCTCATTCACAACCATCCGTCCGGAAACCTCACACCAAGCAGACAGGACATGTTAGTCACCGAAAAAATCCAGGCAGCAGGAACAATCCTCGGCATCAAACTTCTGGACCACATCATTATCGGCCCCTGCGACGGATTCCAAAGCATCCTTGAAGAGGAGGAGTCAGACGAAAACGATGAAGATCGTAAATATGTTCAGTAA
- a CDS encoding rubrerythrin family protein yields the protein MDTKTCIADAFAGESQANRKYKSFSEAAADEGYDHVAKLFRATSAAEEIHARRLLRVGGYIGTTVANLEAGMAGELHETNEMYPSFIKIAEAEGRQDALITFEHAMKAEAAHADLYKQALAAVKAGRDFEVKTVYLCPVCGNIEINKTSDRCPICGIPGASFKIIE from the coding sequence ATGGACACTAAGACATGCATTGCAGATGCTTTTGCCGGTGAATCACAGGCAAACCGTAAGTACAAATCTTTCTCAGAAGCTGCCGCAGACGAGGGATACGACCACGTTGCAAAGCTTTTCCGTGCAACCTCCGCAGCAGAGGAGATTCATGCACGCCGTCTTCTTCGTGTCGGCGGATACATCGGAACGACCGTTGCAAACCTTGAGGCAGGAATGGCAGGTGAGCTGCATGAGACCAACGAGATGTACCCCTCGTTCATCAAGATCGCAGAAGCCGAAGGTCGTCAGGATGCACTCATCACCTTTGAGCATGCAATGAAGGCAGAGGCGGCTCACGCTGATCTCTACAAGCAGGCACTCGCAGCAGTGAAGGCGGGCAGAGACTTCGAGGTCAAGACTGTGTATCTCTGTCCGGTCTGCGGCAACATCGAGATCAACAAGACCTCCGACCGCTGCCCGATCTGCGGCATCCCGGGCGCATCCTTTAAGATCATCGAGTAA